In Chlamydia serpentis, the following are encoded in one genomic region:
- a CDS encoding DUF5399 family protein, translated as MVEIFNYSTSIYEQHASNNKIVSDFRKEIQMEGISIRDVAKHAQILDMNPKPSALTSLLQTNHKSHWACFAPPNNFYKQRFSTPYLVPSLGSPDQQDEDIEKISSFLKVLTRGKFSYRSQVTPFLCYKEQDRDHDKNEDEDEHEDPKVQQGKVLLKALDLGIKSTNVMIDYVISRIFQFVQG; from the coding sequence ATGGTAGAAATTTTCAATTATAGCACTTCTATATATGAGCAGCATGCTTCTAATAACAAAATAGTCAGTGACTTTCGTAAAGAAATTCAAATGGAGGGCATATCAATTCGTGATGTTGCCAAGCATGCTCAAATTTTGGATATGAATCCGAAACCCTCTGCCTTAACTTCTCTTTTACAAACGAATCATAAGTCTCATTGGGCATGTTTTGCCCCCCCAAATAATTTTTATAAACAGCGTTTCTCAACTCCCTATCTTGTTCCTTCTTTAGGATCTCCTGATCAACAAGATGAAGATATAGAAAAAATTTCGTCATTCTTAAAAGTTTTGACTCGGGGGAAATTTTCTTATCGCAGTCAAGTTACCCCATTTTTATGCTATAAAGAACAAGACAGAGATCATGATAAAAACGAAGACGAAGACGAACATGAAGATCCCAAAGTTCAACAAGGAAAGGTTCTCTTAAAAGCCTTAGACCTCGGTATCAAATCTACAAATGTTATGATAGACTATGTCATCTCTCGTATTTTTCAATTTGTTCAAGGCTAA